Proteins encoded in a region of the Bacillus sp. T3 genome:
- a CDS encoding cell wall hydrolase: MNKLKKLLVAAGLMFIISAFTLTNQAEAATTHKIQYGETYWNIAKGFGIPINSLMNTNGSKPLIAGQYMTLPNSPISAADKDLLARLVRAEAVGEPYAGKVAVAVVVLNRVKSDQFPNTIREVIYQISNGYYAFTPVANGQINQPADYASKRAVNEAIALMGKGNGSLFFYNPNTATNSWVASRPVTAKIGNHVFAR, from the coding sequence ATGAATAAACTTAAAAAACTATTAGTAGCCGCTGGATTAATGTTTATAATTTCAGCATTTACTTTAACAAATCAAGCAGAGGCAGCAACAACTCACAAAATTCAATATGGTGAAACATACTGGAACATTGCTAAAGGATTCGGTATTCCAATTAATAGCTTAATGAATACTAATGGTAGTAAGCCACTAATAGCTGGTCAGTATATGACTCTACCAAATTCCCCTATTTCAGCAGCAGATAAGGATTTATTGGCACGATTGGTTCGTGCAGAGGCAGTTGGTGAGCCTTATGCAGGGAAGGTTGCCGTTGCTGTTGTTGTGCTCAACCGTGTAAAAAGTGACCAATTCCCGAATACGATAAGGGAAGTCATTTATCAAATTTCAAATGGATATTATGCCTTCACCCCTGTAGCAAACGGTCAAATCAATCAGCCTGCCGATTATGCTTCTAAAAGAGCAGTTAATGAAGCGATTGCATTAATGGGAAAAGGAAACGGTTCTCTATTTTTCTACAATCCTAATACTGCTACAAATTCTTGGGTTGCATCTCGTCCAGTTACAGCAAAAATCGGAAATCATGTATTTGCTAGATAA